A window of Corallococcus macrosporus DSM 14697 contains these coding sequences:
- a CDS encoding IS701 family transposase: protein MNAAAVQRLERYFQQIGEVLGEESRRGSFALYAMGLLGEGERKSVEPIAARACPDPERVDAMHQRLLHFAVDSRWSDREVRRQAARYALEAMTRRESVEAWIVDDTGFLKQGKHSVGVQRQYTGSAGKVANCQIGVSLSVATRTEHLPLDFELYLPECWANDEARRREARIPAEVSFQTKPQLALRMIERAVVDGVAPGVLLADSAYGNSSDFRARLRALGLHYAVAVAAQTGVRLLDAKGRPRKDAQSVSDLAWRIHERGGFRRCTWRQGTQDALSARFALRRVVAAGVPQREQEPLTLLIEWRDGEPEPANYFLISLPEGRTKRQLIRLVMQRWRTERVYEDLKGELGLDHYEGRRYPGWHHHVSVALCCYAFLVAERTRRFPPSARRAAEAHAQPLSA, encoded by the coding sequence ATGAACGCCGCTGCGGTGCAGCGGCTTGAGAGGTACTTCCAGCAAATTGGCGAGGTGCTGGGCGAGGAGAGCCGACGCGGCTCGTTCGCCCTCTACGCCATGGGCCTGCTGGGCGAGGGGGAGCGCAAGAGCGTGGAGCCCATCGCCGCCCGGGCGTGTCCGGACCCCGAGCGGGTGGATGCCATGCACCAGCGACTGTTGCACTTCGCGGTGGACTCGAGGTGGAGCGACCGGGAGGTGCGGCGCCAGGCGGCGCGGTACGCGCTGGAGGCGATGACGCGGCGGGAGTCGGTGGAGGCGTGGATTGTGGACGACACGGGCTTCCTCAAGCAGGGCAAGCACTCGGTGGGTGTCCAGCGGCAGTACACCGGCTCGGCGGGGAAGGTGGCCAACTGCCAGATTGGCGTCAGCCTCAGCGTGGCCACGCGTACCGAGCACCTGCCCCTCGACTTCGAGCTGTACCTCCCTGAGTGCTGGGCCAACGACGAGGCGCGCCGCCGCGAGGCCCGAATTCCCGCCGAGGTTTCCTTCCAAACCAAGCCTCAACTGGCGCTGCGAATGATTGAGCGGGCCGTGGTGGACGGCGTGGCGCCAGGAGTCCTCCTGGCGGACAGCGCCTACGGCAACTCCAGCGACTTCCGTGCGCGCCTTCGCGCGCTGGGCTTGCATTACGCCGTCGCGGTGGCTGCGCAAACGGGCGTCCGCCTCCTGGACGCGAAGGGCCGTCCTCGAAAGGACGCGCAAAGCGTTTCAGACCTGGCCTGGCGCATTCATGAACGAGGCGGCTTCCGACGGTGCACCTGGCGCCAGGGCACGCAAGACGCCTTGTCAGCACGCTTTGCCCTGCGCCGCGTCGTCGCCGCGGGCGTCCCCCAGCGCGAGCAGGAGCCCCTGACGTTGCTCATTGAATGGCGAGACGGCGAGCCCGAGCCCGCCAACTACTTCCTGATTTCCCTGCCAGAAGGACGAACGAAGCGGCAGCTCATCCGCCTAGTGATGCAGCGATGGAGAACCGAGCGCGTCTACGAAGACCTCAAGGGGGAGTTGGGGCTGGACCATTACGAAGGCCGCCGCTACCCCGGCTGGCATCACCACGTCTCCGTCGCGCTGTGCTGCTACGCTTTCCTCGTGGCCGAACGCACGCGGCGTTTTCCCCCCTCGGCCCGAAGGGCGGCTGAAGCCCACGCGCAGCCCCTCTCGGCCTGA
- a CDS encoding helicase, giving the protein MKLLATLYSRSSGTTNTPPPAKLVGDRSTIAKGQPVGWSPDLARVLSLPRRDLASTYADADFAALEAALRAPADTRCTCGTLGKRCPSALLPIQRLALLEAARTGGGLFPIGVGHGKTLVDLLLPLVVPGCKVAVLLLPSNLRAQLIEVDWQFYGGHWRLPNLAGGRWFRPGLPVLHVITYEKFSTQEGTDLLTRIRPDLIICDEAHKLKDRKSARTGRFLRYLELNPETRLVAQSGTLATRTVKDYAHLAEYALRDGSPLPLKQHVVEEWASALDPGTTVAPPGALLQLVDPTHSLAPFEGETEADRERRRVRDAYRRWRNATPGVVATDESAVGMPLVIRTRDPGQVPDELLAHIQTALGGQRPDGEEFVDELQRVVCARQLASGFFHRWRYPDVQGIPQDPELIVRWFARRQEFNRELRERLKRPAEHLDSPGLLMRAAIRAHQSPPYDGELPTWRAMSWPSWAEIHKRIVHVTEAVWLSDFIVRDAAKWAMRKGQPGIVWVEFPELGQRIAKAAGLPFYGGGPEASATIIRESGKRSIVASLRAHGTGKNLTMFSRMLFVNPPADGAAWEQAIGRCHRQGQRADEVEVELYQHTDELVGAFQKARDFARFIEQTDGTPQKLCFAAP; this is encoded by the coding sequence ATGAAGTTGCTGGCAACACTCTATTCGCGCTCCTCTGGCACTACAAATACGCCTCCTCCGGCAAAACTTGTCGGCGACCGTTCGACTATCGCCAAGGGGCAGCCCGTAGGTTGGTCTCCCGACCTCGCACGGGTGCTCAGCCTTCCGCGCCGCGACCTCGCGAGCACCTACGCCGATGCCGACTTCGCCGCGCTGGAAGCCGCGCTGCGTGCCCCTGCCGACACGCGTTGCACTTGCGGGACGCTCGGGAAGCGGTGCCCGTCCGCGTTGCTCCCCATCCAGCGGCTCGCCCTCTTGGAAGCCGCGCGCACGGGTGGCGGGCTCTTTCCCATCGGCGTGGGGCACGGGAAGACGCTGGTCGACCTCCTGCTGCCGCTCGTCGTGCCCGGGTGCAAGGTCGCCGTCCTACTCCTGCCGTCCAACCTCCGCGCTCAGCTCATCGAGGTCGACTGGCAGTTCTACGGCGGGCACTGGCGCTTGCCCAACCTCGCTGGCGGCAGGTGGTTCCGCCCCGGCCTGCCTGTCCTTCACGTCATCACCTACGAGAAGTTTTCGACCCAGGAAGGCACCGACCTTCTGACGCGCATCCGGCCCGACCTCATCATCTGCGACGAAGCGCACAAGCTGAAGGACCGGAAGAGCGCCCGCACCGGCCGGTTCCTTCGCTACCTGGAGCTGAACCCCGAAACGCGTCTCGTGGCCCAGTCGGGCACGCTGGCGACGAGAACGGTCAAGGACTACGCCCACCTCGCGGAGTACGCGCTGCGTGACGGCAGTCCGCTTCCGTTGAAGCAGCACGTCGTCGAAGAGTGGGCGTCGGCGCTGGACCCCGGAACTACCGTCGCCCCTCCGGGCGCACTTCTTCAGCTCGTTGACCCGACGCACTCACTTGCCCCCTTTGAAGGGGAGACCGAAGCCGACCGTGAGCGCCGCCGCGTGCGTGACGCCTATCGTCGGTGGCGCAACGCAACGCCGGGTGTCGTGGCCACGGACGAAAGCGCCGTCGGCATGCCGCTCGTCATTCGCACGCGTGACCCTGGGCAGGTCCCTGACGAGCTGCTCGCCCACATTCAGACGGCACTCGGCGGGCAACGCCCCGACGGCGAAGAGTTCGTCGACGAGCTGCAACGCGTCGTCTGTGCGCGGCAGCTCGCGAGCGGCTTCTTCCACCGCTGGCGCTACCCCGACGTCCAGGGCATTCCCCAGGACCCCGAGCTGATCGTTCGGTGGTTCGCGCGTCGGCAGGAGTTCAACCGGGAGCTGCGCGAGCGCCTCAAGCGCCCCGCCGAGCATCTCGACTCACCAGGGTTGCTGATGCGCGCCGCGATTCGTGCGCACCAGTCCCCGCCCTACGACGGGGAACTGCCGACTTGGCGCGCGATGTCGTGGCCCTCGTGGGCTGAGATTCACAAACGCATTGTCCACGTCACCGAAGCTGTGTGGCTCTCCGACTTCATCGTGCGTGACGCGGCGAAGTGGGCCATGCGCAAGGGGCAGCCGGGAATCGTCTGGGTTGAGTTCCCGGAGCTTGGCCAGCGCATCGCGAAGGCGGCAGGTCTGCCCTTTTATGGCGGCGGCCCGGAAGCGTCGGCGACCATCATTCGGGAGAGTGGGAAGCGGTCCATCGTCGCTTCGCTTCGTGCCCACGGGACTGGCAAGAACCTGACGATGTTCTCGCGGATGCTGTTCGTGAATCCACCGGCCGACGGCGCTGCGTGGGAACAGGCCATTGGCCGGTGTCACCGTCAGGGACAGCGCGCCGACGAAGTCGAGGTGGAGCTGTACCAGCACACCGACGAGCTTGTCGGGGCCTTCCAGAAGGCCCGCGACTTCGCCCGGTTCATCGAGCAGACCGACGGCACGCCGCAAAAGCTGTGCTTCGCAGCACCTTAA
- a CDS encoding DNA polymerase I, with protein MNVWSFDTETWLIQPGLLAPPLVCGSVAAAAPGSERLLDKAQARQFFREAITSPDTHLVGANLAYDLGVMAADDPNLVAPIFAALEAGRLHCVQIREALIDIARGLYGVDPSTGRKLDDDEGARYPLALLVQRYLGLDISEDKRNPKAWRLRYAELDGVPVERWPTEAAAYPKRDARYTLDVFFRQEAVASDTPNGGNLHAEADQMRAAFALHLASIWGLRTNGDSVAVLRERVEREWGENRAKFQAAGIYRADGSKDSKRLAALVTAAYDGQPPITAPSNRFPDGQVATDRDTLIGSGDALLEDLGKSGRVDKYKSTYLDVVEAGTSLPINPRFNVLVSTTRVSSDYQQLPQKGGIREVHEARPGFVYCSVDYGGLELRTMAQRAIWELGFSKMAEALNSGLDVHTLAAAEFLGASYDELLPKVKAKEPLAVAFRQLAKILNFGKGGGMTGGSLVYNARAKDRVSFCLLAKRADVCGVERVVITVQRKPKMVCRACVEVAKELDTKWLNAWPEQRELQQRAKSSTYGGGFADVMIPGANILRGGCGYTQILNTPFQGLGAVGCKLAMWRVSREMYVDRRSPLYGSRLVLMVHDELISELLANDAQRMHDAAERKAYLMREAMKETTPDLAPAIEAEPALSRIMSKDVATVRGNSGRLLVWEPPTKRAA; from the coding sequence ATGAATGTCTGGTCCTTCGACACGGAAACGTGGCTGATTCAGCCCGGCTTGCTCGCGCCCCCCCTCGTGTGCGGCAGCGTCGCGGCGGCAGCTCCAGGCAGTGAACGACTGCTCGACAAGGCTCAAGCCCGGCAGTTCTTTCGCGAGGCCATCACCTCACCTGACACGCACCTTGTCGGCGCAAACCTCGCCTACGACTTGGGCGTCATGGCGGCGGATGACCCGAACCTTGTGGCGCCCATCTTCGCGGCGCTCGAAGCGGGCCGCCTGCATTGCGTCCAGATTCGCGAAGCCCTTATCGACATCGCGCGGGGGCTCTACGGCGTGGACCCGTCGACAGGCCGGAAGCTCGACGATGACGAAGGCGCCCGCTACCCGCTCGCGCTTCTCGTGCAGCGCTACCTGGGCCTCGACATCAGCGAGGACAAGAGAAATCCGAAGGCTTGGCGCCTGCGCTACGCGGAACTCGACGGCGTGCCTGTCGAGCGCTGGCCGACGGAAGCCGCTGCGTACCCGAAGCGAGATGCCCGCTACACGCTCGACGTCTTCTTCCGGCAGGAGGCCGTCGCCAGCGACACGCCCAACGGCGGCAACCTGCACGCCGAAGCTGACCAGATGCGCGCCGCCTTCGCGCTCCACCTCGCTTCCATCTGGGGACTCAGAACGAACGGTGACTCGGTCGCCGTGCTGCGGGAGCGGGTGGAACGGGAGTGGGGAGAGAACCGGGCCAAGTTCCAGGCCGCAGGCATCTACCGGGCCGACGGCTCGAAGGACTCGAAGCGCCTCGCGGCGCTCGTGACTGCCGCCTATGACGGGCAGCCGCCCATTACCGCGCCCAGCAACCGATTCCCCGACGGCCAGGTCGCGACCGACCGTGACACGCTGATTGGTTCGGGCGACGCGCTGCTCGAAGACTTGGGCAAGAGCGGGCGCGTCGACAAGTACAAGTCGACTTACCTGGACGTCGTCGAAGCGGGCACCTCGCTCCCCATCAATCCGCGCTTCAACGTGCTCGTCAGCACCACGCGCGTTTCGAGCGACTACCAGCAGCTCCCGCAGAAGGGCGGCATCCGGGAGGTCCACGAGGCCCGCCCCGGCTTCGTCTACTGCTCGGTCGACTACGGCGGGCTTGAGCTTCGCACCATGGCTCAGCGGGCCATCTGGGAACTCGGATTCTCGAAGATGGCCGAAGCGTTGAACAGTGGGCTCGACGTCCACACCCTTGCCGCGGCCGAATTCCTCGGGGCGAGCTACGACGAGCTGCTTCCGAAGGTGAAGGCGAAAGAGCCCCTCGCGGTCGCCTTCCGTCAGCTCGCGAAGATTCTCAACTTCGGCAAGGGCGGCGGGATGACTGGCGGCTCGCTCGTCTACAACGCTCGTGCGAAGGACCGGGTTTCCTTCTGCCTGCTGGCAAAGCGCGCAGACGTCTGCGGTGTCGAGCGCGTCGTCATCACCGTGCAGCGCAAGCCGAAGATGGTCTGCCGGGCCTGCGTCGAAGTCGCGAAGGAACTGGACACGAAGTGGCTCAACGCGTGGCCTGAGCAGCGCGAGCTACAGCAGCGGGCGAAGTCGAGCACCTACGGGGGCGGATTTGCCGACGTGATGATTCCGGGCGCGAACATCCTGCGCGGCGGGTGCGGCTATACGCAGATTCTCAACACGCCATTCCAGGGGCTCGGCGCTGTCGGGTGCAAGCTCGCCATGTGGCGCGTCAGCCGCGAGATGTACGTCGACCGGCGCTCGCCGCTCTACGGCTCGCGGCTCGTCCTCATGGTGCATGACGAGCTGATTAGCGAGCTGCTCGCCAATGACGCCCAGCGGATGCACGACGCAGCCGAGCGCAAGGCGTACCTGATGCGCGAGGCGATGAAGGAGACGACTCCCGACCTGGCACCGGCAATCGAAGCCGAGCCCGCGCTGTCTCGCATCATGTCGAAGGACGTCGCCACCGTGCGCGGCAACTCGGGGCGGCTGCTCGTCTGGGAGCCACCCACAAAACGCGCTGCCTGA
- a CDS encoding helix-turn-helix domain-containing protein — MPDNHEGPPEFLTVDEATALLRVNRKTLYESIRLGQLPGVVRVGKALRIRRESIVTSPSGKGRDSALSTTASGVGRRGSG, encoded by the coding sequence ATGCCTGATAACCATGAAGGCCCCCCCGAGTTCCTGACGGTCGATGAGGCCACAGCACTTCTGCGCGTGAACCGGAAGACGCTCTACGAGTCGATTCGGCTGGGACAACTCCCAGGCGTCGTTCGCGTCGGAAAAGCGCTGCGCATTCGACGGGAGTCCATCGTAACGTCGCCCTCGGGAAAGGGCCGCGATTCTGCGCTTAGCACTACTGCGTCAGGGGTAGGCCGAAGGGGGAGTGGGTGA